From Alligator mississippiensis isolate rAllMis1 chromosome 9, rAllMis1, whole genome shotgun sequence, one genomic window encodes:
- the ZGPAT gene encoding zinc finger CCCH-type with G patch domain-containing protein, whose product MDEESLEAAIQTYNAQLKQVELALGAGLDPSQQSDLIQLQEDLKQLIELTESSLVSVKKSKLFATLDPAAPSASPADHLKQDANPGSSSYDDEYAAFKEAIAEAGGKDRPSSTRDEVSPKKDGEADGENESKYSDEEEEFGREEEEEEEEEMSGMKVKAPYYSSWGTLEYHNAMIVGTEYLEDGSAGVRVLYLYPTHKSLKPCPFFLDGKCRFKENCRFSHGQVVLVEELRPFEEPDLSSMEVGSACLAKHNDGIWYAAKITDIDSGYYTVKFDSLLLKEAVVEGDGIIPPLRSDESSSEESEEDNVDDSGYAKVIDSASLENGDWTPACSSSFAGWEAHTRGIGSKLLARMGYEFGKGLGKNSEGRVEPVQAVVLPKGKSLDQCAEILQKKEGKLHPSKSRKRQVKGNHRAAASSGSRKPSRNVFDFLNEKLQGEGSGKQEEGGMGLPERNSKEIYHASKSTKKALSVRLFQTMEKIEQTQKNIKGIQEALARNIGRHSVATAQLEEKLANAHRQLGQLRAQEASLQREQKKADTHKKMTEF is encoded by the exons ATGGATGAAGAGAGTCTGGAAGCGGCGATTCAAACCTACAATGCCCAGCTGAAGCAGGTCGAGCTGGCTttaggggcagggctggaccccTCGCAACAATCTGACTTGATCCAGCTGCAGGAGGATTTAAAACAGCTGATAGAATTGACCGAATCCAGCCTGGTCTCTGTTAAAAAGAGCAAACTATTCGCCACTTTagaccctgctgctccctccgCCTCTCCAGCAGATCACCTGAAGCAGGACGCTAACCCGGGCAGTTCTTCCTATGATGACGAATATGCTGCTTTTAAAGAAGCTATCGCTGAAGCTGGTGGCAAGGACAGGCCTTCGAGTACTCGGGATGAGGTTTCTCCAAAGAAAGATGGAGAGGCTGACGGGGAAAATGAATCGAAGTACAGTGATGAAGAGGAAGAGTttgggagagaggaagaggaggaggaggaggaggaaatgagTGGGATGAAGGTTAAAGCCCCATATTACAGTTCCTGGGGCACTCTGGAGTACCACAACGCTATGATTGTGGGGACAGAATATTTGGAAGATGGCAGCGCGGGAGTCAGAGTGCTGTATCTCTATCCAACTCACAAGTCCTTGAAGCCGTGTCCGTTCTTCTTGGACGGGAAATGCAGATTTAAAGAGAATTGTCG GTTTTCCCATGGGCAAGTGGTATTGGTGGAAGAACTTCGTCCATTTGAAGAACCTGACCTCAGTTCTATGGAGGTGGGTTCGGCCTGTTTGGCTAAACATAATGATGGAATATGGTATGCTGCGAAAATCACTG ACATTGACAGTGGTTATTACACTGTGAAGTTCGATTCACTGCTGCTGAAAGAGGCTGTTGTGGAAGGAGATGGCATCATTCCTCCACTGCGAAGCGATGAGAGTTCTTCTGAAGAGTCTGAGGAGGACAACGTAGATGATTCTGGCTATGCTAAAG TGATAGATTCAGCGTCCTTGGAGAACGGGGACTGGACTCCCGCTTGCAGCTCATCCTTTGCTGGGTGGGAGGCCCATACTCGTGGCATCGGCTCCAAGCTGCTTGCTCGAATGGGTTACGAATTTGGGAAAG GTCTAGGAAAGAACTCTGAGGGCCGCGTGGAGCCTGTCCAAGCTGTGGTgctgccaaaagggaagtccctgGACCAGTGTGCTGAGATCCTGCAGAAGAAGGAGGGAAAGCTGCATCCAAGCAAGTCAAGAAAACGCCAAGTGAAGGGAAACCACAGGGCAGCAGCTAGCTCAGGGAGCCGCAAGCCGTCCCGCAATGTCTTTGACTTTCTGAATgagaagctgcagggggagggctctgggaagcaggaggaaggagggatgGGACTGCCGGAGAGGAACAGCAAGGAGATCTACCACGCCAGTAAGAGCACCAAGAAGGCCTTGAGTGTCCGCTTGTTTCAGACCATGGAGAAGATAGAGCAAACGCAGAAGAATATCAAGGGAATCCAAGAGGCCCTGGCACGCAACATTGGGCG gcacagtgtcgCCACTGCTCAGCTGGAGGAGAAACTAGCTAACGCTCACAGACAGCTGGGGCAGCTGCGGGCCCAGGAAGCCAGCCTGCAGCGGGAGCAGAAGAAAGCAGACACGCACAAGAAGATGACTGAGTTTTAG